GATCACCGTGGGCACCGTTTCGTTGCCGTTCGCTACCTCGCGCACTCGCTCGGCCGCGCCCGGTTCCTCCCAGATGTTGATCTCCCGAACCGGCAAGCCGCTTTCCAGCAGCGGGCGGCGCAGGGCTGAGCAGAAGCCGCAGCCTGGGCGCCAGTAGAACTCGACCTCGACGTCGCTCATTGTCCGTCCTCCGATGAAGCCCGTAGATACTCCAGTTGTGCGCGCACGCTCGCCTCGGCCGGGGCCCACAGCGCGCGGTCGACGTCGGCGTAGACGACCTCGACCACCTGCCGCGGCGTCGCGTTTTCGCCGAGCGTTCGCAAGGCGGAACGCACCTGGTCCAGGCGCTGTTCCCGGTGCGCCAAATACTCCTGCGCGGTCGCGGGCAGATCCGGCAGTTCCGGGCCGTGGCCGGGGAGGCCGGGAGTGCCGTCCGGGAGCGCGATCAGTTTGCGCAGCGAGCGCAGGTAGTCGCCCAGGTCGTGCAGCACCGTCGTGCCTCGGCCGAGGATGGTGTCTCCGGTCAGGATCTGGCCGCCGACCAGCAGGGACACCGAA
The nucleotide sequence above comes from Amycolatopsis sp. AA4. Encoded proteins:
- a CDS encoding glutaredoxin domain-containing protein, translating into MSDVEVEFYWRPGCGFCSALRRPLLESGLPVREINIWEEPGAAERVREVANGNETVPTVIVGSTALVNPTFDEVKAAVAAETAA